Proteins co-encoded in one Plasmodium berghei ANKA genome assembly, chromosome: 11 genomic window:
- a CDS encoding SNF2 helicase, putative: MRIRKTWCTLCRENFEDGDDCICCKQCKKKFHKECLQAEGLIDVEQLKDIKNYICYQCMNEEDDTPENEDRCKICREKASNLILLLCDGCPNSYHVSCLGLQTEPESEKWYCPVCKPEEHKNLDIRRMRKGFAIDNMNGDHVNSSSCYVCQRPGKLLGCDFCPNSFHPICLPDLDFDNISDQWECPCCKNEDPLLNQGHKRWTKNEIQEIMKKRQKELNFWRSRIIKYRNRFLLAHRKDLQPFVNPKVFANLTKTFKNDFYASKCNNTNKKGGKNDSGKGTKITSINNNSSSNGKKCLNLDSKEFDEYISSLEEEANQNASKFIESVFLSVYHPNGKKIERRPLVDNVQLKPHQEDGVEWLLKSFLTGGAILADEMGLGKTIQTLCFLSYLKCNKIDGPNLIVVPLSTVGNWLREIHRFTPHLTCIKICGSKNERTHAKEDRLAEKGLYDLYVTTYETVKNEEEFFVETIPKWQCIVLDEAHRIKNQGGAIRHSMDRVVGNMRLLLTGTPLQNNSAELFTLINFMFPDIFKNSEIIEQAFMNTPSISGNNQNAGSSNMNNNNNGNNNNYKLNVNIGNIDLKSSIKEEDLKAIRCLLDKIMLRRLKEQAITLPRKIFHDIWLPLGSLSAHWYKRLLDIRSMVEEKVSVKKLLGLVIKMRIICGHPKGIVSRPSQMEKLFGFFEEESEEIKEEVKKDAIKLKNISGEEHIESSSKLIFIDKLLCQLHYENCKYVKNYASNFDKHKKEVAIYHYHKMQEQNQSQKKKREHSGKLKKTEALENSPLFMEIYNKGKLELKPTSKDEDKLKSFMHTVSIDNECPYKKKRCIYDKIKEMIKSKNNAKFNQNNLYSMKNHSKDFSEFHYKENAEASDGENKSKNENEDEEDVDEEEDEESGDDEYNNYSEKNIAGKKKKKKKNLKQIFPDEDSTEESNENVEKGENIEKGENIEKCEKGEKGENIENKDPEEKTRGTNSLGNESGGVNTKNIVTLGKNCKIINIKEFFKSEKEATNSEGTSNANQTQVSKKENLEKVEADYIKKEYEGDTISTIHLNKSDSEEKMMQIGEIKDEKNEEIEKNNNTVNIKKEVNIKLPFTRSNSNNEEGGNTSKTEAKMHKVLIFTQFQLVLDELEEYCKYRCWKYMRLDGSTNKLIRELDIREFNLSDSIYFIYLISTRAGGLGINLTAANHVIMYDEDWNPFIDLQAIDRAHRIGQKREVNVWKLMTEWTVEERMAFRREQKLKLDKLVVQTQEDEDMLDNFEEKLSSDEIRKLMLHGKAAIQNMDVENTFDLPLEFFIDRGRRKLPIINGIDLEKEEKNTIEQEIKNIKEIGEQLNTNDEDNIYVQKENYISDEDVKDNNYYENGIDMDEIMVDETDELLDQGQNNNGLGSFYEDGNNDPNSTNIDAVKQDKEPNGSNHSGTGLISQYSSNNNGGDSTLWRSVRERKKPQNMYTPEYWGRKQEVKQIKHEYRCFICNNTKNYKTTVKDRNNNDIEIDYGDMINCFRCPKTYHKLCEGIKDEVVKKTWTCSWHECCLCFRKSSQCGNLLIHCATCPTSFCYSCFPPDYTRYYVGEEYYHNLRQRGVNFNAQNWVCFLCSKCKAVEEQKKRRKMTKEERENEKQLQKELRSQLHDSKQEEIETKKRKKAQQLERDKFIIENRKRIDALDKKYETQLRNAYENLFPPKFIKELINRIEQAKLLKQKGGTTPDDENNTSKELAKNQNSKDSDNNNSTPKDSTNKKKSTTFLHTKLPNKILVLCENCKLPCHANYKYPGNCCYPLELDKSYFYANSSFNQSTNNKDNKNMNGDNIRCANGSNYVQYQCSSTTLMDKQNSIPKNNSKDDNINEMGQNNNQIKDEEEEEDGVINLSENNKDKKIDYNIQDNEIVGKNNKKLSIINEEEEKEMNTMGQSNYNNDENSTNNNRTNFHENKNEGNINDNEQCGESPNNNLDTNGKAKTRRFLRAVCSKCGTVQLGKLAHFRKHCDKLTEEEKKEYDDKREKLKHLIELLNTKNIPDEHTEEEYKNMSIFKFKSLYSSFQDKADNILEDCIREMKWDILISTKKKTVKKEKENKKNNNNNNGGNGGMGNSSGNSSSKGKCSGEKDEEKKGGNNTNNISSKSNLAQLLYKNALINSLNKEGKEFIEIISDNMTPEMKEILSRELSSMKGKRKKVINKNTIKTKKVKGNGWNEENNYTINDEIINRHNNDKLNELKKISSNNNLNIYHDKLNKDKLNEHFTLDSFNDEFLHKAKEFLRITKKKIINNGFSESTNIGNVLNSVDKDHNTDIEKSIIQNYIKKMKNSLKNNQICPKIMNDPNFNKQHHMSSYDHRSSSNSRIDIYKNSFDRNNKYHIQGSHSNYRINRGSSGDRIKFDVANDHNNNNNNRIFIPKSGIGNKNFHFSDINDFSVDIFNIDKNIKHKDDPVDYDIKKITSTSENTGTNKVHEYILYRKKKSNSKSHGYDDGNSSNCSGMGKNDNIHKYDDIGNINKSGKINIETQMSIKRSSNSNDRIKQLNLNDVKSFLINAERN, from the exons AGCttcaaatttaattttattattgtgcGATGGATGCCCTAATAGTTACCATGTTAGTTGTTTAGGATTGCAAACAGAACCTGAATCAGAAAAATGGTATTGTCCAGTTTGTAAACCAGAAgaacataaaaatttagataTTAGAAGAATGAGAAAAGGATTTGCAATAGATAATATGAATGGCGATCATGTAAATTCTTCAAGTTGTTATGTGTGCCAAAGGCCTGGAAAATTATTAGGATGTGATTTTTGTCCAAATTCTTTTCATCCTATTTGTTTACCAGATCTTGATTTTGATAACATTTCTGATCAATGGGAATGCCCATGCtgtaaaaatgaagatCCATTACTAAATCAGGGACATAAAAGATGGactaaaaatgaaattcaagaaattatgaaaaaaagacaaaaagaattaaatttttGGCGATCtagaattataaaatatagaaatagATTTTTATTAGCACATAGAAAAGATTTGCAACCATTTGTTAATCCAAAAGTTTTTGcaaatttaacaaaaacATTTAAGAATGATTTTTATGCTTcaaaatgtaataatacaaataaaaaaggagGAAAAAATGATTCTGGAAAAGGAACCAAAATAACatctattaataataattcctCAAGCAATGGAAAAAAGTGTCTTAATTTAGATTCTAAAGAATttgatgaatatatatcatcattAGAAGAAGAGGCAAATCAAAATGCAAGCAAATTTATAGAATCTGTTTTTCTTAGTGTTTATCATCctaatggaaaaaaaatagaaagaAGGCCTCTTGTAGATAATGTACAATTAAAACCTCATCAAGAAGATGGTGTTGAATGGCTattaaaatcatttttaacTGGGGGAGCTATCTTAGCAGATGAAATGGGATTAGGTAAAACTATACAAactttatgttttttatcttatttaaaatgtaataaaatagatgGACCCAATTTAATTGTTGTTCCATTATCTACTGTTGGTAATTGGCTTCGAGAAATTCATAGATTCACTCCACATCTAAcatgtataaaaatttgtggttctaaaaatgaaagaacCCATGCTAAAGAAGATAGATTAGCAGAAAAAGGAttatatgatttatatGTAACTACATATGAAACTGTcaaaaatgaagaagaaTTTTTTGTAGAAACAATACCTAAGTGGCAATGTATTGTTTTAGATGAAGCACATAGAATTAAAAATCAAGGCGGAGCAATCAGACATTCAATGGATAGAGTAGTGGGAAATATGAGATTGCTTCTTACTGGTACCCCTCTTCAAAACAATTCAGCagaattatttacattgattaattttatgtttccagatatttttaaaaactcAGAAATAATTGAGCAAGCCTTTATGAATACACCATCTATATCCGgaaataatcaaaatgCCGGAAGTtcaaatatgaataataataataatggaaataataataattataaattaaatgttAACATAGGAAATATAGATTTAAAATCTTCAATTAAAGAAGAAGATTTAAAAGCAATTCGATGTTTAttagataaaataatgttaaGACGATTAAAAGAGCAAGCTATAACATTACCtcgaaaaatatttcacgATATATGGTTGCCATTGGGTAGTTTATCAGCACATTGGTATAAAAGATTATTGGATATTAGATCAATGGTTGAAGAAAAAGTAagtgtaaaaaaattattagggttagttataaaaatgagaaTAATTTGTGGGCATCCAAAAGGGATAGTTAGTAGACCATCACAAATGGAAAAGTTATTTGGATTTTTTGAGGAAGAAAgtgaagaaataaaagaagaagttaaaaaagatgcaattaaattaaaaaatatttctggAGAGGAACATATAGAATCCTCTTCGaaacttatttttatagataaattattatgtcAATTACATTATGAAAATTGCaaatatgttaaaaattatgcatccaattttgataaacataaaaaagaagttgctatatatcattatcatAAAATGCAAGAACAAAATCAgtcacaaaaaaaaaaaagagaacaTAGTGgtaagttaaaaaaaacagaagCTTTAGAAAATTCTCCATTATTtatggaaatatataacaaagGTAAATTAGAATTAAAACCAACATCTAAAGATGaagataaattaaaaagttttATGCATACTGTTTCAATTGATAACGAATGtccatataaaaaaaaaagatgtatatatgataaaataaaggaaatgattaaaagtaaaaataatgccaaatttaatcaaaataatttatattctaTGAAAAACCATTCTAAAGATTTTTCTGAATTTcattataaagaaaatgcaGAAGCCAGCGATGgtgaaaataaaagcaaaaatgaaaatgaagatgAAGAAGACGTGGATGAGGAGGAAGATGAAGAGAGTGGGGATGacgaatataataattatagtgaaaaaaatatagctgggaaaaaaaaaaaaaaaaaaaaaaatttaaaacaGATATTTCCTGATGAGGACAGCACTGAAGAAAGTAACGAAAATGTTGAAAAAGGtgaaaatattgaaaaaggtgaaaatattgaaaaatgtgaaaaagGCGAAAAAGGtgaaaatattgaaaataaagatcCTGAAGAAAAGACTCGAGGGACAAACAGTTTAGGAAACGAAAGTGGAGGGGTAAACACCAAAAACATAGTTACCTTAggaaaaaattgtaaaattataaatataaaagaattttttaaaagtgAAAAAGAAGCAACTAATAGTGAAGGAACATCCAATGCAAACCAAACACAAGTATCTaagaaagaaaatttagaaaaagtAGAAGCagattatattaaaaaagaatacGAAGGAGATACTATAAGTACAatacatttaaataaaagcgatagtgaagaaaaaatgatgcAAATAGGAGaaataaaagatgaaaaaaatgaagaaatagaaaaaaataataatacagttaatataaaaaaagaagtaAATATTAAACTTCCTTTTACAAGATCAAATTCTAATAATGAAGAAGGAGGAAATACATCTAAAACTGAAGCTAAAATGCATAaagttttaatttttactCAATTTCAACTAGTATTAGATGAATTAGAAGaatattgtaaatataGATGTTGGAAATATATGAGATTAGATGGTTCaactaataaattaatCAGAGAGTTAGATATTAGAGAGTTTAATTTATCCgatagtatatattttatatatttaattagtACTAGGGCAGGTGGATTAGGTATTAATTTAACTGCTGCAAATCATGTTATTATGTATGATGAGGATTGGAATCCTTTTATAGATTTACAAGCTATTGATAGAGCACATCGTATTGGTCAAAAAAGAGAAGTAAATGTTTGGAAATTAATGACAGAATGGACAGTTGAAGAAAGAATGGCATTTAGAAGGgaacaaaaattaaaattagaTAAATTAGTTGTTCAAACACAAGAAGATGAAGATATGTTGGATAATTTTGAAGAAAAATTGTCGTCAGATGAAATTCGAAAACTAATGTTACATGGAAAAGCTGCAATACAAAATATGGATGTTGAAAATACTTTTGATTTACCCcttgaattttttatagataGAGGCCGAAGAAAATTACCAATTATTAATGGTATTGATttagaaaaagaagaaaaaaatacaattgaacaagaaataaaaaatataaaagaaatcgGAGAACAACTTAATACAAATGATGAagataatatttatgtacaaaaggaaaattatattagtGATGAAGATGTTaaagataataattattatgaaaatggAATTGATATGGATGAAATAATGGTTGATGAAACAGATGAATTACTTGATCAAGGTCAGAATAATAATGGATTAGGTTCTTTTTATGAAGATGGAAATAATGATCCTAATTCTACAAATATAGATGCAGTTAAACAAGATAAAGAACCCAATGGAAGTAATCATTCTGGAACTGGATTAATATCACAATATtcatcaaataataatggagGTGATTCTACATTATGGAGATCAGTAAgggaaagaaaaaaaccacaaaatatgtatacCCCTGAATATTGGGGAAGGAAACAAGAGGtcaaacaaataaaacatgAATATAGATGCtttatatgtaataatacaaaaaattataaaacaaCTGTAAAAgatagaaataataatgatattgaAATAGATTATGGTGATATGATAAATTGTTTCAGATGCCCTAAAACATATCATAAATTATGTGAAGGAATAAAAGATGAAgttgttaaaaaaacatggaCATGTAGTTGGCATGAATGTTGTTTATGTTTTAGAAAATCATCTCAATGCGGAAACTTATTAATACATTGTGCTACATGCCCCACAAGTTTCTGTTATAGTTGTTTTCCTCCAGATTATACACGATATTATGTTGGCGAAgaatattatcataatttaaGACAAAGGGGTGTTAATTTTAATGCACAAAACTGGGtatgttttttatgttCTAAATGTAAAGCAGTTgaagaacaaaaaaaacgaagAAAAATGACAAAAGAGGAGAgggaaaatgaaaaacaatTACAAAAAGAATTAAGAAGTCAATTACATGATAGTAAACAAGAAGAAATTGAAActaaaaaaaggaaaaaagcACAACAATTAGAGAGggataaatttattatagaaaataGAAAACGTATTGATGCCTtggataaaaaatatgaaactCAATTAAGAAATGCATATGAAAACTTATTTCCTccaaaatttattaaagaATTAATTAACAGAATTGAGCAAGCTAAacttttaaaacaaaaaggTGGTACAACACCagatgatgaaaataacaCATCTAAAGAATTAGCAAAAAATCAAAACTCAAAAGATtcagataataataatagtacaCCAAAAGATtcaacaaataaaaaaaaatcaacaACATTTTTACATACTAAATTgccaaataaaattttagtTTTATGTGAAAATTGTAAACTACCATGTCAtgcaaattataaataccCAGGAAATTGTTGTTATCCTTTAGAATTAGataaatcatatttttatgcaaATTCTTCATTTAATCAGtcaacaaataataaagataataaaaatatgaatggTGATAACATAAGATGTGCTAATGGATCAAACTATGTTCAATATCAATGTTCTTCTACTACATTAATGGATAAACAAAATTCAATCcctaaaaataattctaaagatgataatataaatgaaatgggtcaaaataataatcaaataaaagatgaagaagaagaagaagatggtgttattaatttatccgaaaataataaagataaaaaaatagattataatatacaagataatgaaatagttggaaaaaataataaaaaattatctattataaatgaagaagaagaaaaagaaatgaatACAATGGGTCAGTCTAATTAcaataatgatgaaaattcaACTAATAATAATCGAACAAATTttcatgaaaataaaaatgaaggaaatataaatgataatgaaCAATGTGGTGAATCACCAAATAATAATCTTGATACTAATGGAAAAGCAAAAACAAGACGATTTTTAAGAGCTGTATGTTCAAAATGTGGAACTGTTCAACTTGGTAAATTAGCTCATTTTAGAAAACATTGTGATAAATTAACTGaggaagaaaaaaaagaatatgacgataaaagagaaaaattaaaacatttaatAGAATTGCTcaacacaaaaaatatacctGATGAACATACAGaagaagaatataaaaatatgtcgatttttaaatttaaaagttTATATAGTAGTTTTCAAGATAAAGCAGATAATATTTTAGAGGATTGTATTCGTGAAATGAAATGGGATATTCTTATAtccacaaaaaaaaaaacagtaaaaaaagaaaaagaaaataaaaaaaataataataataataatggagGAAATGGAGGAATGGGGAATAGTAGTGGTAATAGTAGTAGTAAAGGAAAATGCAGTGGAGAAAaagatgaagaaaaaaaaggaggaaataatactaataatatatcttcAAAATCTAATTTAGcacaattattatataaaaatgcattAATAAACTCACTAAATAAAGAAGGAAAAGAATTTATTGAAATTATTAGTGATAATATGACACCTGAAATGAAAGAAATACTAAGTCGTGAATTATCTTCTATGAAAgggaaaagaaaaaaagttataaataaaaatactataaaaactaaaaaaGTTAAAGGAAATGGATGGAATGAAGAAAACAATTATACaataaatgatgaaataataaatcgtcataataatgataaattaaatgaattaaaaaaaataagttctaacaataatttaaatatatatcatgataaattgaataaagataaattaaatgagCATTTTACATTAGACTCTTTTAATGATGAATTTTTGCATAAAGCTAAAGAATTTTTAagaattacaaaaaaaaaaataattaataatggATTTTCTGAATCTACAAATATAGGGAATGTATTAAATTCAGTAGACAAAGATCATAATACTGATATTGAAAAATCaattattcaaaattatataaaaaaaatgaaaaattcattaaaaaataatcaaatttgtcctaaaattatgaatgatccaaattttaataaacaaCATCACATGAGTAGTTATGATCATAGATCAAGTTCAAACTCAAGAAtagatatttataaaaacagttttgatagaaataataaatatcataTTCAAGGCTCTCATAGTAATTATCGAATTAATCGAGGAAGTAGTGGAGATCGAATTAAATTTGATGTTGCAAATgatcataataataataataacaatagaATATTTATTCCAAAATCTGGGataggaaataaaaattttcatttttcagatataaatgattttaGCGTTGACATATTTAATATCGATAAGAACATTAAACACAAAG atgATCCAGTAGATTAtgacataaaaaaaataacaagcACATCAGAAAACACAGGAACAAATAAAGTACacgaatatatattatatcgaaaaaaaaaaagtaatagTAAAAGTCATGGATATGATGATGGTAACAGCTCTAATTGTAGCGGTATGGGAAAAAACgataatatacataaatatgatgatattggaaatataaacaaaagtggaaaaataaacatagaAACACAAATGAGTATAAAGAGATCTTCAAATTCAAATGATAgaataaaacaattaaatCTGAATGATGTTAAaagttttttaataaatgctgaaagaaattaa
- a CDS encoding N-acetylglucosaminyl-phosphatidylinositol de-N-acetylase, putative — protein MNHLTVKSVALLVVGIGYGIIHYYLNFKKKRLINLLTEGNICIVVAHPDDEVMFFLPTLKLLFNNKNKTEIFILSLSNGNYYGIGKIREKEFTKVWSYLGGHPNNYKIMDDPNMQDGWNPWNEQYISKVLSKFCSKRNIKKILTFDEYGVSGHPNHISVYKGAQILAKSKNIQLFSLRSTNLIQKYLGVLSFPFIFQKSLLSVSFNPFSLLRLMFLYRSQFVFYRVLFCLFSQYAYYNTYVLHENT, from the exons ATGAATCATCTAACGGTTAAAAGTGTAGCCTTATTGGTGGTAGGGATAGGTTATGGaataatacattattacttaaattttaagaaaaaaagattgataaatttattaacagAAGGGAATATTTGTATAGTTGTTGCTCATCCCGATGACGAagttatgttttttttaccaACCTTAAAATTGttgtttaataataaaaataaaactgaaatttttattttatcccTTTCTAATGGTAATTATTATGGTATCGGAAAAATACGAGAAAAAGAATTTACTAAAGTTTGGTCATATTTAGGGGGCCAtccaaataattataaaataatggaTGATCCAAATATGCAAGATGGTTGGAACCCATGGAATgaacaatatatttctaaagttttatcaaaattttgttctaagcgtaatataaaaaag attTTAACATTTGATGAATATGGAGTTTCAGGCCATCCAAATCATATAAGTGTTTATAAAGGCGCACA GATATTGGCCAAATCAAAGAACATACAATTGTTTTCCCTACGCTCAACGaatttaatacaaaaatatttaggAGTGTTATCTTTTCCCTTCATTTTTCAAAAGAG CCTTTTATCGGTATCATTCAATCCTTTTTCGTTATTGAG ATTAATGTTCTTATACAGATCACAGTTCGTTTTCTATAGAGTCTTATTCTGCCTTTTTTCcca aTATGCCTATTATAATACTTATGTTTTGCATGAAAATACTTAA
- a CDS encoding GAS8-like protein, putative, with the protein MEKLKKAPKKKKISAKKKEERITYMRELKKINQDINSEQKIVDEINSKINNIDANIFLGYHDIKILKLELKNKEIEFEENKSRQLLSSRKIENTINKYVLKCYEFFLKTLEENEIQLHDKFKAFQVEEKRHLSNKEYNKLITDSNINHINKMSSITLSQNEIINEINKRFIKNLKIIRENYSKKIDMEREENDKKRQKIIFNLQKEKNENIKKILTEYNEKIISIQNYFKLILDDQLEMIYQLEDEKLSKRKNYLSKKKNLEDLKRNICSNKKILYQLEKDISSLQANAVDYEQLKINLKRIKEKRNRQQKVLTDLKLETNVKKLLFEKISKQYEELYNQNRSKLYDQLQKFLLENYFLETKIKLQNETLEINTIELKKWRECIDPEQNEVINNALTSMFQKFEILKKEVEDLVDKNEENKENYEAMMHLNYFSNDDLDILKR; encoded by the exons ATGGAAAAACTGAAAAAGGCacccaaaaaaaaaaaaataagtgcTAAAAAGAAAGAAGAAAGAATTACATATATGAGGGAG ctaaaaaaaataaaccaAGACATAAATTCTGAACAAAAAATAGtagatgaaataaattcaaaaattaataatatagacgctaatatatttttaggaTATCATGATATAAAG ATATTAAAACtggaattaaaaaataaagaaattgaatttgaagaaaataaatcacGGCAACTTTTGTCATCCagaaaaattgaaaatactataaataaatatgtactAAAATgttatgaattttttttgaaaaccttagaagaaaatgaaatacaACTTCATGATAAATTTAAAGCATTTCA aGTTGAAGAAAAAAGGCACTTATCAAACAAAGAATACAATAAGCTAATAACAGActcaaatataaatcatataaacaaaatgagCTCTATAACTTTATCccaaaatgaaattataaaCGAAATTAATAAGcgatttataaaaaatcttAAAATAATTCGAGAAAATTATTCCAAAAAAATCGATATG GAAAgagaagaaaatgataaaaaaagacagaaaattattttcaatttacaaaaggaaaaaaacgaaaatatCAA aaaaattttaacagaatataatgaaaagaTTATAAGTATTcagaattattttaaacTAATTTTGGATGATCAATTAGAAATGATCTATCAGCTCGAG GATGAAAAACTTtcaaaaaggaaaaattacctttctaaaaaaaaaaatttagagGACTTAAAAAGGAATATTTGCTCtaataaaa aaatattatatcaatTGGAAAAAGATATATCGTCTTTACAAGCCAATGCAGTAGATTATgaacaattaaaaattaactTGAAAcgaataaaagaaaaaagaaatagaCAACAAAAAGTTTTAACTGATTTAAAATTAGAAACTAATGTAAAGAAGTTactttttgaaaaaatatccaAACAATACGAAGAGCTTTATAATCAGAATCGATCCAAGTTATATGATCAACTTCAAAAATTTTTACTAgaa AACTACTTTTTGGAAACAAAGATTAAATTACAAAATGAAACCCTCGAAATAAATACCATAGAG cTGAAAAAATGGAGAGAGTGTATAGATCCTGAACAAAATGAAGTAATTAACAATGCTTTGACCAGTATGTTTCAAAAGTTTGAAATCTTGAAAAAGGAAGTTGAAGATTTAGTG gataaaaatgaggagaataaagaaaattatgaagCAATGATGCACcttaattatttttccaatGATGATTTggatattttaaaaagataa
- a CDS encoding sphingomyelin synthase 1, putative, producing the protein MKDLKVIDSSNANYVQNKEEKKRITNVCLQASTQGMHVDIENKEPIETQNVLDKKNIYNIFYIRILYAIIFFIVGVFIQCYFIILSDGYYNTGDTPLKDRLHELYKRPYFMSQEFVNTCILSLMGISFLRFGLFSPTLLAITMFIRIAIILGSIYSIRSIFIYVTTIPCPVPTCQPLVNNGFLQNIYSIYLIVFAKVYECTDLIISGHTCFTTLFVFTWLYYEKNLFIKLIILLYSIYLYLLIIISRFHYTVDVLLGIFFGSTIFIFYHWLVDIAAKRYALNKSFCCKRPGFKGSFSDRSIVLNYLIRIIAYMEGLDHRLNIAMYYDKELSAFCPCKPVNSQGLIIKNNSGAMENYTFSEHFYHSYAGNGSFDLSTIKYFIRKFKLLTG; encoded by the exons atgaaagATTTAAAAGTCATCGATTCTTCTAATGCAAATTATGttcaaaataaagaagaaaaaaagaggATTACCAATGTATGCTTGCAAGCATCAACTCAGGGCATGCACGTAGATATAg aaaataaagaacCAATAGAAACACAAAATGTtttagataaaaaaaatatatacaatatattttatatccGAATACTATATgccataattttttttatagtgGGAGTATTCATACAATgctattttataattttgagTGATGGCTACTATAATACAGGAGATACACCTTTGAAAGACAGACTACATGAATTATACAAAAGGCCATATTTCATGAGTCAAGAATTTGTTAATACATGTATTCTTTCTTTAATGGGGATATCTTTTTTAAGATTTGGGTTATTTTCCCCTACACTATTAGCAATAACTATGTTTATTAGAATAGCAATTATATTAGGATCTATTTATTCTATAAGAtcgatatttatttatgttacTACCATACCATGCCCAGTACCTACTTGTCAACCTCTTGTAAATAATGGATTtcttcaaaatatatactcaatatatttgattGTCTTCGCCAAAGTATACGAATGTACTGATTTGATAATATCAGGGCATACTTGTTTTACTActttatttgttttcaCATGgttatattatgaaaaaaatttgttcataaagttaattatattattatattccatatatttatatttactcATTATAATATCAAGATTTCATTATACGGTTGATGTATTACTCggaattttttttgggtctactatttttattttctatcaCTGGCTTGTGGATATTGCTGCAAAGAGATATGCACTAAATAAATCATTCTGTTGCAAg cGTCCCGGGTTTAAAGGATCTTTTTCTGATAGAAGTATTGTACTTAATTATCTTATTCGAATAATAGCATATATGGAAGGATTAGATCATAGGCTTAATATAGCAATGTATTATGACAAAGAATTA AGCGCTTTCTGTCCTTGCAAACCCGTAAATTCCCAAGGGCtcataattaaaaataattctgGCGCTATGGAAAATTATACTTTTAGTGagcatttttatcattctTATGCGGGAAATGGCTCTTTTGATCTGTCAACAATAAAGTATTTTataagaaaatttaaacTCCTCACTGgataa